The following nucleotide sequence is from Vampirovibrionales bacterium.
ACATCAATCGTGAGTGTTTGATCGGATTCTGAAAAACCGGTATCGTACACAGAGACCGCGCCGTCCAAGGTGTCAACGACGCTGCCCCCGGCGACTCGCTGAATATGGGTTATTCACCTTTACATCATGTAATAGTATGATCCCGTTTGGATCATACGTTATAGCGGCAATTGAAATCATACTGACCCCAACAGGAATTGTTCGGCATCAGAATTAACGCGAACACGAATGTATTTCATAATCTGGAACCAGATTGCTTCTAGGTGAGGTTCCAAGCCGGCGGCTTCGACAGTAATCAGCGCGTCGCCTCGTTCTATTCTCCGAGTCTCTGCTTGAATCTTTTCAATCGTGGCTTTCGTGAGTTGCTTTTGCAGTTCAAGCGCTGCTTCGCGTCGCTTGTTCTCAAGATCGATTTGTTCTGTTATTTGCAGCTTTGTGTATGTATCGGCACTGCCTAATGATCCGAATAGCGAACCTAACAAGTCGCCGGTCCCGCTAATCGTTTCATTAATGCTCGAAAACGCGGCTTCGACTTGCTTAGTTTGCGCTTCCAGGTTAGCTACATTCAGAGTAACAAACGCCTCGATGTTCTTGATTCTTTCGTTACTGGCTATTTCCTCCATTTTAATGCGGAAGCTATCGGCTTCTTTCGTCGCCTTTTCTACTTTCTTCGCATTATCTTCGGCGGCGGTAGAGACGGCGGCAAAAGCGCCAGTGGCTTTTACGGTCTTACCGTCAATACTACTGTACGAAGTGACTAGCGCGCCATTTGCGGCGACGACGCCTTCAATATTCGTGCGATATTGTTCTACCTTGACGTTATCAGGCAGTTTTAATTCCGGCAATCCTTCCAGTGTGCCGATATATTTTTTTGTCGAATCATTGGCGTCTTTTGTTTTATCGTCAATCTTGTTCAGTTGCGCTAGGATGCCATCCCATGAACTAACCGGGACCGGCTTTGCGAGGAAGTTGACAAGATCGGTATATTCTTTATCGGCGTCTCGAATGCTTTGTTCGTATCGCGCGATTTCAGAGATAGCGCCGTCAAATTGATCGACGGGAACTTTGACCGGCTCATTCGTCGGCGGTTCTTTTCTAGCGCAAAAATTAATACCCATCGGTAAGGTCAGAGATTTGAGTTCCAATCGTTGCGCCTTCATATCCGGCAAAAAAATCAATCGCAAGAATATCATTTAGTTTGTCGCCAAGACCGGATTCTTTTGTTGCTACAAACGATAACGTACCGACCGCAGCGGCCAGGCCAGCAGGGCCAGCCAAAGCGGCAGCGGCCAGCAATGCCTCTGCTTTAATTGCGGCCATGCCAGCCGTAACCGTAGGCCATAACCCATTAAATACGGCAAGCCCGCCAGATAATGCAGAAAACCCGATATTAGCAGCGAGCGCATACCCGCCAATTTCGCCAATTAGCGCTATCTTGCCAATATCAATTTCTGAAATAAACTTAATTAACGATCCAAGGCTTTCAAACAAACGGGCCTAAAGATTTAACAGCATCACTAGAGTAAGCGGTAGTGCGAGTCAATAAATCAACAATGGTCTGTATTGCGCCTTGTAACCCTTGTGTTGTTTCAAGACCTTTTAGATTAAATAAATCGCTAATTGAATTAAATAGAATTTGTAGCGAATCGGCAAACTCTCCAAAGTCTACGCCAGATAAAACCTCTGGGAGATTTTTTGGCAACAGAAGAAAATAACTCGGCTATATTGCCTAAGTTATTCTTTAACCAAACAGCGGCGCAAAAGTATCGTTATCAACTGAGGTTATAAACGATTTCGCTAGCTCGCCAAGTGCCTCCTCAATAGCGCCAAATTCATCTAAAAGAGGATCGCCAATCTTAATAAGCGCAACAGTAAATGCCTGAGCAAGATTGGATGTCGCATCTTTCATCTTGTCGAACGCGGCTTGGGTTGCGCCGCTCTCATTCGACATTTCCAACAAATTAGCCTTGAACTTGTCGGCATTGCTCCGGCAAGAATCATGACAGCGTTTACAGCTTCTGTACTTCCGAATAAAGTTTTTAACTTATCCGCTGAGAGTCCAGTTTTTCCTTAACTTGATCCAATACGCCAGCGAATCCAAGCGATTTTAATCCGGCCTCGTTGAAATTAATCCCCAAATCGTCGGCAAGTTTTCTTTGCCTGTTCTCCAGGCGCTAGGATTGCGCTAATTGTTGCCTTGAGTGCGGTAAATCCTTCCGCTGTGTTAATTCCGGCGCTGGTTAGCGTAGCAATCGCCGCGCCTAGCTGTTCAACAGCAACGCCGCCATTAGCAGCAACGCCGGTGACGCCGCCAATGCTTGCGCTAAGTTCTGGAATAGTTGTCTTTCCAAGCCGAACGGTAGTAAAGAATATATCGCTATATTTTCAGCTTGATCGATGCCTTGCCCATACGCATTTAGCGTCCGACCAAGAAATTGCAGTGAATCGTTTTATTAACCGCCACCGCTA
It contains:
- a CDS encoding phage tail tape measure protein: MFFTTVRLGKTTIPELSASIGGVTGVAANGGVAVEQLGAAIATLTSAGINTAEGFTALKATISAILAPGEQAKKTCRRFGD